A stretch of the Haloarcula ordinaria genome encodes the following:
- a CDS encoding protein kinase domain-containing protein produces MSSDEPGPADPRELVADVLTAPETGRTKLPALLGLLDVGDRQVRLGAVTGLCVVADSHPGTADYLARRLLDRTDADQSLEVSLALGYLAARFPDAVDAELDAYNALSDAERDLDDLTADLGSATLHESSLGLEVGRTMALGDASGPSRTDRHPEVELDDEAEAEDEEREDDDGGGTIRGRPTGGPLAGEADWLSIVEYESPFDRLSVLAPRDRRRYCDVYRTLGTVDGSDVAVGIRLLDTPDPDGDAFRSAVAERLDDWAAVATLDNVVSLYDWGHEPYLWATTEYTDETLADRGRFAPADAAWHAERLAHAVSALHERGVVHAGIDPENVAYYGNVLEADERQPPLLDNVGSIQAYRQFTDPSTYLDPRYAAPEYYDRRFGRIDHATDLYHLGAVCYRLFTGEPPYAGEFDTVRERVIQDRPPMPSEVADVPTGVDALVGKAMGKRKLARYESVTHLTQEIRRLKESIEDDAG; encoded by the coding sequence ATGTCGTCCGACGAGCCTGGCCCGGCAGACCCGCGCGAGCTGGTCGCCGACGTCCTCACGGCACCCGAGACGGGGCGCACGAAGCTCCCGGCGCTCCTCGGGCTGCTCGACGTCGGTGACCGACAGGTCCGGCTCGGTGCAGTGACGGGCCTCTGTGTCGTCGCCGACAGCCACCCGGGCACGGCGGACTATCTCGCTCGCCGGCTCCTCGACAGAACCGACGCCGACCAGAGTCTGGAGGTCAGCCTGGCGCTCGGCTATCTCGCGGCCCGGTTCCCGGACGCGGTCGACGCCGAACTCGACGCCTACAACGCGCTTTCCGACGCCGAACGCGACCTGGACGACCTGACGGCCGACCTCGGGAGCGCGACGCTCCACGAATCCTCGCTCGGTCTCGAGGTGGGGCGGACGATGGCGCTCGGTGACGCGTCCGGCCCCAGCCGGACCGACCGACACCCGGAGGTGGAGTTAGATGACGAGGCCGAAGCCGAAGACGAGGAACGCGAGGACGACGACGGCGGCGGGACGATACGCGGCCGACCGACCGGTGGCCCGCTCGCCGGCGAGGCCGACTGGCTGTCTATCGTCGAGTACGAGAGCCCGTTCGACCGGCTCTCCGTGCTGGCGCCGCGCGACCGGCGGCGCTACTGCGACGTCTACCGGACGCTCGGGACGGTCGACGGGAGCGACGTCGCCGTCGGGATTCGCCTGCTCGACACACCCGACCCCGACGGCGATGCTTTCCGGTCGGCCGTCGCGGAGCGGCTCGACGACTGGGCCGCCGTCGCCACGCTCGACAACGTGGTTTCGCTGTACGACTGGGGCCACGAACCGTATCTCTGGGCCACGACGGAATACACCGACGAGACCCTCGCCGACCGCGGCCGGTTCGCGCCGGCGGACGCCGCCTGGCACGCCGAGCGGCTGGCCCATGCCGTCTCGGCGCTCCACGAACGGGGCGTGGTCCACGCCGGTATCGACCCGGAGAACGTGGCCTACTACGGGAACGTCCTCGAGGCAGACGAGCGGCAACCGCCGCTGCTCGACAACGTCGGGTCGATTCAGGCCTACCGTCAGTTCACCGACCCGTCGACCTATCTGGATCCGCGATACGCCGCTCCCGAGTACTACGACCGCCGCTTTGGCCGCATCGACCACGCGACCGACCTCTATCACCTCGGTGCGGTCTGTTACCGGCTGTTCACCGGCGAACCGCCCTACGCCGGCGAGTTCGACACCGTCCGCGAGCGGGTGATACAGGACCGCCCACCGATGCCGAGCGAGGTGGCCGACGTGCCGACGGGGGTCGACGCACTCGTTGGCAAAGCGATGGGAAAACGGAAACTCGCCCGCTACGAGTCGGTAACTCATCTAACGCAAGAGATACGTAGGCTGAAAGAGAGTATCGAGGACGATGCAGGGTAA
- a CDS encoding SDR family oxidoreductase, translating into MSVEFDFDGEVALVTGVGGALGSAAAGAFLEAGATVCGADVVEPESEDFLLDDPTRIDFYQGDFTDEADVERVLEEVVAEHGRLDYLLNIAGTWRGGDPIHETDVDTFDFLFDVNLKTMFLASKHALPHLRETEGAIVSVSARSSLEGGAGDGIYRATKAGVRLLTETIAEENLGTVRANAVMPSVIDTPMNREMMPDSDHSKWVDPADIGATMLLLCSDASSVTSGAAVPVYGEA; encoded by the coding sequence ATGTCTGTCGAATTCGACTTCGACGGTGAAGTAGCGCTCGTGACCGGCGTCGGCGGCGCACTGGGGAGTGCGGCGGCCGGGGCGTTTCTCGAGGCCGGCGCGACGGTCTGTGGCGCCGACGTGGTCGAACCGGAGAGCGAGGACTTCCTGCTCGACGACCCCACGCGAATCGACTTCTACCAGGGCGACTTCACCGACGAGGCCGACGTCGAACGCGTCCTCGAGGAGGTCGTCGCGGAACACGGCCGTCTCGACTACCTGCTGAACATCGCCGGCACCTGGCGCGGCGGTGACCCGATTCACGAGACCGACGTCGACACGTTCGACTTCCTCTTCGACGTCAACCTCAAGACGATGTTCCTGGCGTCGAAACACGCGCTGCCACACCTCCGCGAGACGGAGGGTGCAATCGTCTCCGTCTCGGCTCGCTCGTCGCTGGAGGGCGGAGCGGGCGACGGCATCTACCGGGCGACGAAGGCCGGCGTCCGCCTGCTCACCGAGACCATCGCCGAGGAGAACCTCGGGACCGTGCGAGCGAATGCGGTGATGCCGAGCGTCATCGACACGCCGATGAACCGCGAGATGATGCCCGACTCGGACCACTCGAAGTGGGTCGACCCGGCCGACATCGGCGCGACGATGCTGCTGCTGTGTTCCGACGCCTCGTCGGTCACCAGTGGGGCGGCAGTGCCGGTGTACGGCGAGGCCTGA
- a CDS encoding sodium-dependent transporter, whose amino-acid sequence MSDRETWATRLGFVVAAIGSAVGLGNLWQFPFKTATNGGAAFVVFYLAAVVVVGFPAMLAEFVVGRRTNVNAVDAFGELGHRQWRVVGGLAVFTGFWILSYYNVVGGWVIRYIVGSATGAYFADPAAYFGAVSAGPEAVLAQAVFLAIVVGIVALGIEDGIEKATKVMVPSIVVLMVALAAWVATLPGAAEGYAFFLSPDIDAMVANAGTIIPFAVGQAFFTLSLGMAIMITYSSYVGSDDNLVLDGGVVVVTNTLIGVLAGLVVFPILLTIGAEITTESGGAGALFVATAAGFSSVPFGRVFGVVFFGVVLIAALSSAISLLEVSVAYANDNYGLSRPVLAAIVGVGLFLLGLPSAWDTGWLTWFDRFAYQVFLPVSVLALVAFVGWVIGADAIDELRQGTGGLGAVGPLWLWTLRLIVIVAILGTLALGLNEMFLVEGADFFQPF is encoded by the coding sequence ATGTCAGACCGAGAGACGTGGGCGACGCGACTCGGGTTCGTCGTCGCTGCCATCGGGAGCGCAGTCGGTCTCGGGAACCTCTGGCAGTTCCCCTTCAAGACCGCGACCAACGGCGGGGCGGCTTTCGTCGTGTTCTACCTGGCGGCCGTCGTCGTCGTCGGGTTCCCGGCGATGCTGGCGGAGTTCGTCGTCGGGCGCCGGACCAACGTCAACGCCGTCGACGCGTTCGGCGAACTCGGCCACCGTCAGTGGCGGGTCGTCGGCGGCCTCGCGGTCTTCACCGGGTTCTGGATCCTATCGTACTACAACGTCGTCGGCGGGTGGGTCATCCGCTACATCGTCGGGAGCGCGACGGGTGCGTACTTCGCCGACCCCGCCGCGTACTTCGGGGCCGTCTCCGCCGGCCCCGAGGCCGTTCTGGCCCAGGCGGTCTTCCTCGCTATCGTCGTCGGCATCGTGGCGCTGGGCATCGAGGACGGCATCGAGAAGGCGACGAAGGTGATGGTCCCCAGCATCGTCGTGCTGATGGTGGCCCTGGCCGCCTGGGTCGCCACGCTGCCGGGGGCCGCCGAGGGGTACGCCTTCTTCCTCTCGCCGGACATCGACGCCATGGTCGCGAACGCCGGGACCATCATCCCCTTCGCCGTCGGACAGGCCTTCTTCACGCTCTCGCTGGGGATGGCCATCATGATAACCTACTCCTCGTACGTCGGCAGCGACGACAACCTCGTCCTCGACGGCGGCGTGGTCGTCGTCACGAACACGCTCATCGGCGTGCTCGCCGGCCTCGTCGTCTTCCCCATCCTCCTGACCATCGGCGCCGAGATAACCACCGAAAGCGGCGGCGCGGGGGCGCTGTTCGTCGCGACGGCGGCCGGCTTCAGCTCGGTCCCCTTCGGTCGCGTGTTCGGCGTCGTCTTCTTCGGCGTCGTCCTCATCGCCGCGCTCTCCTCGGCAATCAGCCTGCTCGAAGTGTCTGTCGCCTACGCCAACGACAACTACGGCCTCTCGAGACCTGTCCTCGCGGCCATCGTCGGCGTCGGCCTGTTCCTGCTCGGCCTGCCCTCGGCGTGGGACACCGGGTGGCTGACCTGGTTCGACCGGTTCGCCTATCAGGTGTTCCTGCCCGTGTCGGTGCTCGCACTGGTCGCCTTCGTCGGCTGGGTCATCGGCGCCGACGCCATCGACGAGCTCCGGCAGGGGACCGGCGGTCTCGGCGCCGTGGGGCCGCTGTGGCTCTGGACGCTCCGCCTGATCGTCATCGTCGCCATCCTCGGCACGCTCGCACTGGGGCTCAACGAGATGTTCCTCGTCGAGGGGGCCGACTTCTTCCAGCCGTTCTGA
- a CDS encoding sodium-dependent transporter: MTRATWRTRLGFVLAAVGSAVGLGNIWRFPWLTATNGGAAFLLLYVLVIVLVGVPGLLGEMVIGRRSRRNPVGAFGALGGPRWRALGGIALVASVVIFSFYSVVGGWILRYTVASATGAYFGAPQSFFAAIDFGLGAAGYHVLFLLATVAVVYAGVDRGIELATMVMVPGIVALFGALALWAATLPGSAGGYAFFLSLDVAYLRANFLDVLVAAAGQALFTLSVGAGAMLTYASYIDEDRSLAADGTVIAVLNTGIGVLAGLVIFPLLFSLGVSPGEGGPGALFVSLAGAFADLPYSRLVGVVFFGVVLLAALSSAISILEVLVAYLVDEHDVTRPQATLGVGGLLLVTGSAAALSPSLFSLLADTIANLALTAGLLGFLLFDGWVLGRAALDEYSKGAGPLARMAGLPWYYAVAVVLPLFLAFTLVSGLGSVVGVSLGATQAAAIAVVGVVGVIAVLRSRAEPTA, encoded by the coding sequence ATGACGAGAGCCACCTGGCGGACCCGACTCGGGTTCGTGCTCGCCGCCGTTGGCAGCGCCGTCGGCCTCGGGAACATCTGGCGGTTCCCGTGGCTGACCGCCACCAACGGCGGGGCGGCCTTCCTCCTGTTGTACGTCCTCGTAATCGTGCTCGTCGGCGTCCCCGGACTGCTCGGCGAGATGGTCATCGGCCGGCGCTCTCGCCGGAACCCGGTCGGCGCGTTCGGCGCGCTCGGCGGTCCGCGCTGGCGCGCCCTCGGTGGTATCGCACTGGTCGCGTCCGTGGTCATCTTCTCCTTTTATTCGGTCGTCGGCGGCTGGATTCTCCGCTACACGGTCGCCAGCGCGACCGGTGCGTACTTCGGGGCGCCACAGTCGTTCTTCGCCGCCATCGACTTCGGCCTCGGTGCGGCCGGCTACCACGTCCTGTTCCTTTTGGCGACGGTGGCCGTCGTCTACGCGGGCGTCGACCGCGGCATCGAACTGGCGACGATGGTGATGGTCCCCGGTATCGTCGCCCTCTTCGGCGCGCTGGCCCTGTGGGCCGCGACGCTACCCGGGAGCGCCGGTGGCTACGCGTTCTTCCTCTCGCTGGATGTCGCGTACCTCCGGGCCAACTTCCTCGACGTCCTCGTCGCGGCGGCGGGCCAGGCGCTCTTTACCCTCTCGGTCGGGGCCGGTGCGATGCTCACCTACGCCTCCTATATCGACGAGGACCGCTCGCTGGCGGCCGACGGCACCGTCATCGCGGTGCTGAACACGGGCATCGGCGTCCTCGCCGGCCTGGTCATCTTCCCGCTGCTGTTCTCGCTGGGCGTCTCGCCCGGCGAGGGCGGCCCGGGCGCGCTGTTCGTCAGCCTCGCCGGCGCGTTCGCCGACCTGCCGTACAGCCGGCTGGTCGGCGTCGTCTTCTTCGGCGTCGTCCTGCTGGCGGCGCTGTCCTCGGCCATCAGCATCCTTGAGGTGCTCGTGGCCTACCTCGTCGACGAACACGACGTCACCCGCCCGCAGGCCACCCTCGGCGTCGGCGGGCTGCTCCTCGTCACGGGGAGCGCCGCCGCGCTGTCGCCGTCGCTGTTCTCCCTGCTCGCGGACACCATCGCCAACCTCGCACTGACAGCCGGCCTCCTCGGCTTCCTGCTGTTCGACGGGTGGGTGCTCGGCCGCGCAGCGCTCGACGAGTACTCGAAGGGCGCCGGCCCCCTCGCCCGGATGGCAGGGTTGCCGTGGTACTACGCGGTCGCCGTCGTCCTCCCGCTCTTTCTCGCGTTCACGCTCGTCTCCGGACTCGGGAGTGTCGTCGGTGTCTCACTCGGCGCCACACAGGCGGCGGCCATCGCCGTCGTCGGCGTGGTCGGCGTCATCGCCGTCCTCCGGAGTCGCGCCGAGCCCACGGCCTGA
- a CDS encoding DNA-3-methyladenine glycosylase family protein yields the protein MHQGTIDLDPLAGGFDLQSTVESGQSYLWDREDGRMYDADGGTGSDAWYWTTARVDGDPVVVRVRQTDGSLEWESTVDAEHHLRTRLGLDDDLPAIRETAPPDAVVDAAYDAYWGMRIVRDPVFPSLVSFICSAQMRVGRIHGMQQALRREFGDPVEFDGRQYRAYPTPAALATASEADLRDLNLGYRAPYVKRSAAMVAEGEADPAAVAGLDYEAARESLTEFVGVGDKVADCVLLFSLGYLEAVPLDTWIRTTIEEYYPECDRGNYTETSRAIRETLGGEYAGYTQTYLFHYLRSGGEDH from the coding sequence ATGCACCAGGGCACCATCGATCTCGACCCGCTCGCGGGCGGGTTCGACCTCCAGTCGACCGTCGAGAGCGGGCAGTCGTACCTCTGGGACCGCGAGGACGGCCGGATGTACGACGCGGACGGCGGGACGGGCAGCGACGCCTGGTACTGGACGACCGCCCGCGTCGACGGCGACCCGGTCGTCGTCCGCGTCCGGCAGACCGACGGCTCCCTCGAGTGGGAGTCTACCGTCGACGCCGAGCACCACCTCCGGACGCGCCTGGGCCTCGACGACGACCTGCCGGCGATTCGCGAGACCGCCCCGCCTGACGCCGTCGTCGACGCGGCCTACGACGCCTACTGGGGCATGCGTATCGTGCGCGACCCGGTGTTCCCCTCGCTCGTCTCGTTCATCTGCTCGGCCCAGATGCGCGTCGGCCGCATCCATGGGATGCAGCAGGCGCTCCGCCGCGAGTTCGGCGACCCCGTCGAGTTCGACGGCCGGCAGTACCGCGCCTATCCGACGCCCGCGGCGCTCGCGACCGCCAGCGAGGCCGACCTCCGGGACCTGAACCTCGGCTACCGCGCGCCCTACGTCAAGCGCTCGGCGGCGATGGTCGCCGAGGGCGAGGCCGACCCCGCCGCCGTCGCCGGACTCGACTACGAGGCCGCCCGCGAGTCGCTGACCGAGTTCGTCGGCGTCGGCGACAAGGTCGCGGACTGCGTCCTGCTGTTCTCGCTTGGCTACCTCGAGGCGGTGCCGCTGGACACCTGGATTCGCACCACCATCGAGGAGTACTACCCGGAGTGCGACCGCGGCAACTACACGGAGACGTCCCGGGCCATCCGCGAGACGCTCGGTGGCGAATACGCTGGCTACACCCAGACATACCTCTTTCACTACCTCCGCTCCGGCGGCGAGGACCACTAG
- a CDS encoding acylphosphatase, whose amino-acid sequence MTRTRAHVFVSGRVQGVYYRATTRETARERGVDGWVKNLDDGRVEAVFEGEEAAVEAMVEFCHEGSERAEVTDVDVTYRDPEGLDGFEVRW is encoded by the coding sequence ATGACACGCACGCGAGCACACGTCTTCGTCTCCGGACGGGTCCAGGGCGTCTACTACCGGGCGACGACGCGGGAGACGGCCCGGGAGCGAGGCGTCGACGGCTGGGTGAAGAATCTCGACGACGGGCGGGTCGAGGCGGTCTTCGAGGGCGAGGAAGCCGCCGTCGAGGCGATGGTCGAGTTCTGTCACGAGGGAAGCGAGCGCGCCGAGGTGACCGACGTCGACGTGACTTACCGAGACCCCGAGGGGCTCGACGGGTTCGAGGTCCGCTGGTAG
- a CDS encoding NAD(P)H-hydrate dehydratase: MLTGSAMGVVDENAAALGVPRKQLMESSGNAVARAVRDLATPGDAVTIVAGRGNNGGDALVAARFLDDYDLRILLLGRPETITTDISRENWDALQRAEYPTEQVRDASAFDLGAPDVVVDAMLGTGISGALREPAATAADAMNDSDAAVLSVDVPSGLDAEDGTLATNAVEADHVVTFHETKPGLPALDAPVTVADIGIPANAELFVERGDLQRLARDPASHKGDNGEVLVVGGGPYTGAPALSAQAALRAGADLVRVACPSAVARELQGYSENLIVRPYDGDRLEPGHVDRLLDLAAGHDTVVLGPGLGDDGATMDAVADLLGRFDGTAVVDADALSVVPDVDTDATLVCTPHQGELRGMGGETSDDWRERADLVASFAADLGQTLLVKGPYDVISDGEVTRVGRTGNAGMTVGGTGDVLAGVTGALACTHEPRTAAAIAAYATGSAGDLVVEARGFGLVATDLLDSIPTVLWGA; the protein is encoded by the coding sequence ATGCTTACTGGCTCAGCGATGGGCGTCGTCGACGAGAACGCGGCGGCGCTCGGTGTCCCTCGCAAGCAGCTGATGGAGTCCTCGGGAAACGCTGTCGCACGGGCGGTCCGGGACCTCGCAACCCCCGGGGACGCGGTGACCATCGTCGCCGGCCGGGGGAACAACGGTGGCGACGCGCTCGTCGCGGCCCGCTTTCTGGACGACTACGACCTCCGGATTCTCCTGCTCGGCCGCCCCGAGACCATCACGACCGACATCTCCCGGGAGAACTGGGACGCTCTCCAGCGCGCCGAGTACCCCACCGAGCAGGTCCGCGACGCGTCTGCGTTCGACCTCGGGGCCCCCGACGTCGTCGTCGACGCGATGCTCGGAACCGGTATCAGCGGCGCGCTCCGGGAACCCGCCGCCACGGCTGCGGACGCGATGAACGACAGCGACGCGGCGGTCCTCTCGGTGGACGTGCCCTCGGGACTCGACGCCGAGGACGGCACGCTGGCCACGAACGCGGTTGAGGCCGACCACGTCGTCACGTTCCACGAGACCAAGCCCGGCCTGCCCGCGCTCGACGCCCCCGTGACCGTCGCGGACATCGGCATCCCCGCCAACGCCGAGCTGTTCGTCGAGCGCGGCGACCTCCAGCGACTCGCGCGCGACCCGGCCAGCCACAAGGGCGACAACGGCGAGGTGCTGGTTGTCGGCGGCGGGCCCTACACCGGCGCACCGGCGCTCTCGGCCCAGGCCGCGCTCCGGGCCGGTGCCGACCTGGTCCGGGTCGCCTGCCCGTCGGCCGTCGCGCGCGAGCTCCAGGGGTACAGCGAGAACCTCATCGTCCGCCCGTACGACGGCGACCGGCTCGAACCCGGCCACGTCGACCGGCTCCTCGACCTCGCCGCCGGCCACGACACGGTGGTCCTCGGGCCAGGCCTCGGCGACGACGGGGCGACGATGGACGCCGTCGCCGACCTCCTCGGACGGTTCGACGGGACCGCCGTCGTCGACGCTGACGCCCTCTCGGTCGTGCCGGACGTCGACACCGACGCGACGCTCGTCTGTACGCCCCACCAGGGCGAGCTCCGGGGGATGGGCGGCGAGACGAGCGACGACTGGCGCGAGCGGGCCGACCTCGTCGCCTCGTTCGCCGCCGACCTCGGCCAGACGCTGCTGGTGAAAGGTCCCTACGACGTGATTTCGGACGGCGAGGTGACCCGCGTCGGTCGGACGGGCAACGCCGGGATGACCGTCGGCGGGACCGGTGACGTCCTCGCGGGCGTCACGGGTGCGCTCGCGTGCACGCACGAACCACGTACCGCGGCCGCTATCGCGGCGTACGCCACCGGCAGCGCCGGCGACCTCGTGGTCGAGGCGCGCGGGTTCGGGCTCGTAGCCACTGACCTACTCGATTCGATTCCGACCGTGCTCTGGGGCGCGTAG
- the hflX gene encoding GTPase HflX gives MTATHTTERAVIAKRVDSGTADTEEIRDLAHAAGYDVVAEITQTRTEDPAYHIGEGKVTRLANAVAREEATVVIFDNQLGPYQTYNIGNELANGVRVIDRFRLILEIFGQRAHTRKAQLQVELAELRYELPRAEAKASLAKRDERPGFMGLGEYDESREEDIKKQISNIRDELESIENTEQHRREQRRESGFDLVALAGYTNAGKSTLLRQLATDLDVDENEDLHPDLDTTAESEDRLFTTLGTTTRRAEVGKREVLVTDTVGFIQDLPHWLVESFKSTLDSVYRADLVLLVVDVSESVEEIREKLVTSHDTLYERNEAPIVTVLNKTDKVDDEEVRRKKEALSALAPNPVAVSAQVGLNVDALADRIDRELPDYERERLVLPMTDDTMSLVSWIHDHAHVEAVDYGDQVVIEFEARPAIVERSRAKAGDLASASA, from the coding sequence GTGACGGCGACACACACCACGGAACGGGCGGTGATCGCGAAGCGAGTCGACAGTGGGACGGCAGACACCGAGGAGATACGGGACCTCGCCCACGCGGCGGGCTACGACGTCGTCGCCGAGATAACCCAGACCCGAACGGAGGACCCGGCCTACCACATCGGGGAGGGGAAGGTCACGCGCCTCGCGAACGCGGTCGCCCGCGAGGAGGCGACGGTCGTCATCTTCGACAACCAGCTGGGCCCGTACCAGACGTACAACATCGGGAACGAGCTGGCCAACGGCGTCCGCGTCATCGACCGCTTCCGGCTCATCCTCGAGATATTCGGACAGCGCGCACACACGCGGAAAGCCCAGCTCCAGGTGGAGCTCGCGGAGCTGCGCTACGAGCTCCCGCGCGCCGAGGCGAAGGCGAGTCTCGCCAAGCGCGACGAGCGCCCGGGGTTCATGGGACTCGGCGAGTACGACGAGAGCCGCGAAGAGGACATCAAGAAGCAGATATCGAACATCCGGGACGAGCTCGAGTCCATCGAGAACACGGAGCAACACCGCCGCGAACAGCGCCGCGAGTCGGGATTCGACCTCGTCGCGCTGGCCGGCTACACCAACGCTGGGAAGTCGACGCTGCTTCGGCAGCTCGCGACGGACCTCGACGTCGACGAGAACGAGGACCTCCACCCCGACCTCGACACCACCGCCGAGAGCGAGGACCGGCTGTTCACGACGCTCGGGACGACGACCAGACGCGCCGAGGTCGGGAAACGAGAGGTGCTGGTCACCGACACCGTCGGGTTCATCCAGGACCTCCCCCACTGGCTCGTCGAGTCGTTCAAATCCACGCTCGATTCGGTGTACCGTGCGGACCTCGTCCTCCTCGTGGTGGACGTCTCGGAGTCCGTCGAGGAGATCCGCGAGAAGCTGGTGACGAGCCACGACACGCTGTACGAACGCAACGAGGCGCCCATCGTCACCGTCCTGAACAAGACCGACAAGGTCGACGACGAGGAGGTCCGCCGGAAGAAGGAGGCCCTCTCCGCGCTGGCCCCGAACCCGGTGGCCGTGAGCGCCCAGGTGGGTCTGAACGTCGACGCGCTCGCGGACCGCATCGACCGGGAGCTTCCGGACTACGAGCGCGAACGGCTCGTTCTGCCGATGACCGACGACACCATGAGCCTCGTCTCGTGGATTCACGACCACGCCCACGTCGAGGCCGTCGACTACGGCGACCAGGTGGTCATCGAGTTCGAGGCCCGACCGGCTATCGTCGAGCGCTCGCGCGCGAAGGCCGGGGACCTCGCGAGCGCGTCGGCCTGA
- a CDS encoding UPF0058 family protein, with translation MRKQELIHLHSLLAQVQNHYEADTGSDVDQDEYRTLGVKPTSIHKSKTDHKDAVFALAGGLTDDMMQRSDEPLTLTAD, from the coding sequence ATGAGAAAGCAGGAACTCATCCACCTTCACAGCCTGCTCGCACAGGTACAGAACCACTACGAAGCAGACACAGGGTCCGACGTAGACCAGGACGAGTATCGGACACTCGGTGTCAAGCCGACCTCGATCCACAAATCGAAGACCGACCACAAGGACGCCGTCTTCGCCCTCGCCGGTGGACTGACCGACGACATGATGCAGCGTAGCGACGAACCGCTCACGCTCACCGCCGACTAA
- a CDS encoding DUF7120 family protein, with translation MPKVELSVPEHLEMQISQLVDQGEFLNREDAFENLLSTGLKAYKVSGPSEESEEPGFGDDPLDDDGMMGHDDEYVF, from the coding sequence ATGCCCAAAGTAGAACTCTCCGTTCCGGAGCACCTCGAGATGCAGATTTCCCAACTAGTCGACCAGGGCGAGTTTCTCAACCGCGAGGACGCCTTCGAGAACCTCCTCTCGACCGGCCTCAAGGCCTACAAGGTCAGTGGCCCGAGCGAGGAATCCGAGGAGCCGGGCTTCGGTGACGACCCGCTCGACGACGACGGCATGATGGGTCACGACGACGAGTACGTCTTCTGA
- a CDS encoding translation initiation factor eIF-1A has translation MSEDTGRRNLRMPTNDELFAVVTEHLGGNHVRIRCEDGETRLGRIPGRMKFRTWINEDDIVLAEPWDWQDEKANIEWRYTGQDADQLRAEGHVDSLTA, from the coding sequence GTGAGCGAAGATACAGGGCGACGGAATCTCCGTATGCCTACAAACGACGAGCTGTTCGCAGTCGTAACAGAACACCTGGGCGGGAACCACGTCCGAATCCGCTGTGAGGACGGCGAGACGCGTCTCGGCCGTATCCCCGGTCGGATGAAGTTCCGCACCTGGATTAACGAGGACGACATCGTCCTCGCAGAACCCTGGGACTGGCAGGACGAGAAAGCCAACATCGAGTGGCGCTACACCGGCCAGGACGCCGACCAGCTCCGTGCAGAGGGTCACGTCGACTCCCTGACTGCCTGA